Proteins encoded in a region of the Triticum dicoccoides isolate Atlit2015 ecotype Zavitan chromosome 3A, WEW_v2.0, whole genome shotgun sequence genome:
- the LOC119272249 gene encoding uncharacterized protein LOC119272249 has translation MGNSLRCCLTCMLPCGSFDVVRIVHLSGRVDEFSCPITGGAVLAEHPNHTIATAWSSAGVGCPTKKLVIVSPDTELKRGRIYFLIPSATVPAVDRRKKSRPGSNKKSRRPSSRGKSGGGAASTAEQDNYLTELLSEKTASGAHRRRRSGCRVGVWRPELESIVEEASE, from the coding sequence ATGGGCAACAGCCTGCGGTGCTGCCTGACCTGCATGCTCCCCTGCGGCTCCTTCGACGTGGTCCGCATCGTCCACCTCAGCGGCCGCGTCGACGAGTTCAGCTGCCCGATCACGGGCGGCGCCGTCCTCGCCGAGCACCCCAACCACACCATCGCCACGGCGTGGTCCTCCGCCGGCGTCGGGTGCCCCACCAAGAAGCTCGTCATCGTGTCGCCGGACACCGAGCTCAAGCGCGGCCGCATCTACTTCCTCATCCCGTCCGCGACGGTGCCGGCGGTTGACAGGAGGAAGAAGAGCCGCCCGGGCTCCAACAAGAAGAGCAGGCGGCCGAGCAGCCGGGGCaagagcggcggcggcgccgcGAGCACCGCGGAGCAGGATAACTACCTGACGGAGCTGCTGTCCGAGAAGACCGCGTCGGGCGCCCACCGGAGGCGGCGGAGCGGCTGCAGGGTCGGCgtgtggcggccggagctcgagaGCATTGTGGAGGAGGCCTCGGAGTAG